From a region of the Leptidea sinapis chromosome 6, ilLepSina1.1, whole genome shotgun sequence genome:
- the LOC126965052 gene encoding lachesin-like: MDRFNGLGKYGQLLLTVFILDWLMSDYIQATSYEPGFSGPIENVTTPLGREAILACSVHNLSTYKVAWLRVDTQTILTIHTHVISRSRRVAVTHSDHRTWFLHIRELRETDRGWYMCQINTDPMKSQLGYLDIVVSPDIIDRGTSTDQTVREAASVSLTCAATGSPQPQITWRREHFKTIPLGDGSQVTSLEGPVLNITRVSRQHAGAYLCIASNGVPPTVSKRIMLSVEFPPVITIRNQLVGAALGTDLVLECETEAFPKPVSYWSREDGEIVPIGGSLEPQRISGTFRSVLRLSLRRIKNSDYGSYKCVSKNSLGDTEGTIKLYPMPPPALENKNVIQRLNIMIDKESESTPYGTQDFRLQDYSGSVSRNELCYVLVISLITTNVLNVVSL, from the exons ATGAGCCCGGATTCAGCGGTCCAATAGAGAACGTGACAACTCCACTGGGTCGGGAAGCTATCTTAGCTTGCTCCGTGCATAACCTTTCTACATACAAg GTTGCTTGGCTTCGTGTTGACACACAGACAATCCTCACAATCCACACACACGTGATATCAAGAAGTAGAAGAGTGGCTGTTACTCACAGTGATCATAGAACTTGGTTCCTGCACATCAGGGAGCTCCGGGAGACAGACCGAGGATGGTACATGTGTCAGATAAATACCGACCCGATGAAGAGTCAGCTTGGGTATTTAGATATAGTTG TTTCGCCAGATATTATTGATCGTGGAACGAGCACAGACCAAACAGTACGAGAGGCAGCTTCAGTGAGTCTGACGTGCGCTGCTACTGGATCACCACAACCTCAGATTACTTGGCGGAGGGAACACTTTAAAACAATCCCTCTAGGCGATGGTTCACAAG tGACGTCACTGGAGGGtcctgtattaaatataacgaGAGTGAGCCGGCAGCACGCTGGAGCCTATTTATGTATTGCTTCCAATGGAGTACCTCCTACCGTGAGCAAAAGAATAATGCTTTCTGTGGAAT ttcCGCCGGTCATCACAATAAGAAACCAGCTGGTAGGAGCTGCTCTCGGTACTGACTTGGTGTTGGAATGTGAAACAGAGGCTTTCCCGAAACCAGTCAGCTACTGGAGCCGAGAAGATGGAGAAATAGTCCCTATTG GAGGAAGCTTAGAGCCACAAAGGATAAGCGGCACGTTTCGTTCTGTGTTGAGATTGTCTCTACGAAGGATCAAAAACTCTGATTACGGTTCATATAAGTGCGTGTCTAAGAACTCTTTGGGGGACACAGAGGGCACGATCAAGCTATATC CCATGCCACCACCAGCATTGGAGAATAAAAATG TAATACAAAGGCTTAACATTATGATCGATAAGGAATCTGAGAGCACTCCCTACGGCACTCAGG aTTTCAGATTACAAGACTACAGCGGGTCTGTTTCAAGGAACGAGCTGTGTTACGTGTTAGTGATCTCTTTGATAACGACGAATGTCTTGAATGTTGTTTCGTTGTGA